The DNA window TCGGCAGATCATTCGCCGGTTTCGATTCCTTAATTTCCTCAGCTGGCGTAGTTTCAATATTGTCAATTGGTTCGGCCACCATATCCTCATTTCGTATCGTTGCAGCATCCTCAGCTGCTCTATTCTCATCTGAATCTTTACTAGTATCAATTTTCTCAACTCCCTCAGCTACCTGATACGCATAATATCGTTCGAACACACAACGAAAAAAGacagaatatatatttaaagaagGTAGAACATCGATAACCATACGACAACCATATGTAGCTTTTCATGCAATATTAAGACCAGAAACTCAAGGATTTCGAGCATGTAACAATGGAAAACAGGCATATACCTCTATGGGAAATCCCCTTTACAAATGAAAACTAGAGAGAGACTGACaagaatatttattattttgactgGAGAAGACAACAATGAcaagaatataaatataagcAGTTATGACATGACAGAGTTGTTTGCATGGCCATACCTTATAAAGTGGAGATAACACTACTGGGGTATCAACTGATCTAAGTTCATCTATGTGTTCAAGGGTATTGAGTCCATTGGAATCCTTAGCAACCTAGAATACATCAATTTCCAATCAAGAGATAAATTCTGAAAAAAANcgaaaaaaaaaaaaaaaaaaaaagttcaaccACAATCCAAACGATGTTTTTCCATCAAAAGTAAACCTACGTATACTAACTCTAAACAGTCTATATGCTTCAGTTAAAAACCATacgtaacggcccaagcccaccgctagcagatattgtcctctttgggctttttctttcggggttcccctcaaggctttaaaacgcatttgctagggaaaggttttcacatccttgtaaaaggtgttttgttctccccaatcaatgtgggattctcacaCCATATTGCATATACGCATATTATAATATCCTCATAATTTGAAACTAGGCGCCGTCCTCCAATCAGAACAAAGTAGGTGGAGACTAGCAGGAGAGAGAAGTAAAGAAATGTTCTCAACAGACATACAACATACACACGTGAGAGGTGCACAGTTAGCCTTACCTTATGAGGTGGAGGTATGTTCTCAACTCCTGTCTGCATTCCATCTCTTGGCATGgaattttcataatttgaatttagtttcaaCTCTCCATTAATTGGTAGCAAGACAGGGGTTGGTGTCGGGCTTACAAGAAAAACCTTCAgcttcttctcttcaatgtGCTTGCCACTATCTCTTGCGAACTGCCTTGCATATCAAAAATCTTAGAAAAAGGCCTGCAAAACAAGCAACGACTACAAATTCTCACCATGTCAGATGTGATGTCCTCTTCAGGTGTTCCAGGGGAGATGACTGTGCCTTGGACCAGGAACTTGTCTTTGCATTGCATATCAGTTGGAGCTGTACGCTGAGCTAGCATGGTGACTGCATAGATCCAAGAGTGAAGAGCAAGTAATCCATCAGAGCTGAACAGCATAAATACAAAtgataaagttaaaataaaaagaaacttttcAGAGGCTTTCGAGATTGCATCGAATTGTCCACCTTATTACATCTTTGAAATGGTTTAAGATGGATTGATAGTTAAGTCCATGAGCCGAATCTATGTTAACACCACcaacattttaaaagaatgaCAGGCAGAGATACCTGTGAAGTCACGCATATCCTTGGGCTTAATGATGCCGGTATTAGGTCGAACACAGTACCTCTTGGGAGATGTAGTTTTCACCTGCGAAAAGAGCTCGTATATTAAACATGGAAGCTAAACGAGGCTTTAGGATTCTTTTCAAGTTCGGACCCTATTCGTAAAAACGTTTATTTTCTAATTgtactaattaaaattataacaaacaCGACATTGAAAAGATATGGTACTTGCACGAAAATATTTTATGCGATCCATTTGGAATAATGTACCTTGAAAGCAA is part of the Cucurbita pepo subsp. pepo cultivar mu-cu-16 chromosome LG03, ASM280686v2, whole genome shotgun sequence genome and encodes:
- the LOC111791140 gene encoding vesicle-associated protein 2-2-like isoform X3, whose translation is MTMELFEIHPGELKFTFELKKQSSCLIRVINKSEQHIAFKVKTTSPKRYCVRPNTGIIKPKDMRDFTVTMLAQRTAPTDMQCKDKFLVQGTVISPGTPEEDITSDMFARDSGKHIEEKKLKVFLVSPTPTPVLLPINGELKLNSNYENSMPRDGMQTGVENIPPPHKVAKDSNGLNTLEHIDELRSVDTPVVLSPLYKVAEGVEKIDTSKDSDENRAAEDAATIRNEDMVAEPIDNIETTPAEEIKESKPANDLPNLNLTKDFEELKSKLTLMDAELVEAEATIMRLKQERTVTTREREMLKRDLY
- the LOC111791140 gene encoding vesicle-associated protein 2-2-like isoform X1, with product MTMELFEIHPGELKFTFELKKQSSCLIRVINKSEQHIAFKVKTTSPKRYCVRPNTGIIKPKDMRDFTVTMLAQRTAPTDMQCKDKFLVQGTVISPGTPEEDITSDMFARDSGKHIEEKKLKVFLVSPTPTPVLLPINGELKLNSNYENSMPRDGMQTGVENIPPPHKVAKDSNGLNTLEHIDELRSVDTPVVLSPLYKVAEGVEKIDTSKDSDENRAAEDAATIRNEDMVAEPIDNIETTPAEEIKESKPANDLPNLNLTKDFEELKSKLTLMDAELVEAEATIMRLKQERTVTTREREMLKRDLETWRRTGQRSVKVGFPLIYVVMAASISLLIGYFIHP
- the LOC111791140 gene encoding vesicle-associated protein 2-2-like isoform X2; this translates as MTMELFEIHPGELKFTFELKKQSSCLIRVINKSEQHIAFKVKTTSPKRYCVRPNTGIIKPKDMRDFTVTMLAQRTAPTDMQCKDKFLVQGTVISPGTPEEDITSDMFARDSGKHIEEKKLKVFLVSPTPTPVLLPINGELKLNSNYENSMPRDGMQTGVENIPPPHKVAKDSNGLNTLEHIDELRSVDTPVVLSPLYKVAEGVEKIDTSKDSDENRAAEDAATIRNEDMVAEPIDNIETTPAEEIKESKPANDLPNLNLTKDFEELKSKLTLMDAELVEAEATIMRLKQERTVTTREREMLKRDLTWRRTGQRSVKVGFPLIYVVMAASISLLIGYFIHP